The following proteins come from a genomic window of Cryptomeria japonica unplaced genomic scaffold, Sugi_1.0 HiC_scaffold_201, whole genome shotgun sequence:
- the LOC131868256 gene encoding UDP-glycosyltransferase 74E1-like: protein MKYLPCMPALHSGDLPWLWAGEYMFRKGIRMGEEIKAIKWVLFNSFLEIEAPVVETLSKEVGVYPIGPLIPPEFLHSRTSTNVLPSFWKNDTDCLQWLDKQCAHSVIYISFGTLAGLSEKQLEELALGVEATRRPFLWVVRSDLMKGSKVILPAGFLERVRDRGCLVSWVPQLEVLSHPSIACFVTHCGWNSVQESITMGVPMLCWPHFSDQFLNRTYVVDVWKLGLSFNANSQGIIEQGEFVKSVEILLESEQGLEIREEAKKLKIIARDAVKDGGSSSNNFNLFVTAMKRQPNE, encoded by the coding sequence TGCATTCTGGAGATCTTCCGTGGTTGTGGGCAGGCGAATACATGTTTCGGAAAGGGATTCGCATGGGAGAAGAAATCAAGGCCATCAAATGGGTCCTCTTCAATTCTTTCTTAGAGATTGAAGCTCCAGTAGTGGAAACGTTGTCGAAAGAAGTGGGCGTTTATCCAATAGGTCCTCTAATTCCTCCTGAGTTTCTCCATAGCAGGACAAGCACGAATGTCCTTCCAAGCTTCTGGAAGAATGACACAGATTGCTTACAGTGGTTAGATAAACAGTGTGCACACTCTGTGATTTACATATCTTTTGGAACTTTGGCAGGTCTGAGCGAAAAGCAATTGGAAGAGCTTGCTCTGGGAGTGGAGGCCACACGGAGACCATTTTTGTGGGTTGTGCGCTCCGATCTAATGAAAGGAAGCAAAGTTATTTTACCTGCTGGTTTCTTGGAGCGCGTGAGAGATAGAGGTTGCTTAGTTTCGTGGGTGCCACAGTTAGAGGTGTTATCTCATCCTTCCATAGCCTGTTTTGTGACTCACTGTGGATGGAACTCTGTACAGGAAAGCATCACCATGGGCGTGCCCATGCTTTGTTGGCCTCATTTTTCAGACCAATTTCTTAACCGCACGTATGTTGTGGACGTGTGGAAATTGGGTCTATCATTCAATGCGAATAGCCAAGGAATTATAGAGCAGGGGGAATTTGTGAAAAGTGTAGAGATTTTGCTGGAATCGGAACAAGGCCTGGAGATCAGAGAGGAAGCGAAAAAATTGAAGATAATTGCTAGGGATGCAGTCAAGGACGGGGGATCCTCATCGAATAACTTTAATCTATTTGTCACTGCCATGAAGCGACAACCGAATGAATGA